The nucleotide sequence CGAACAAGAAAATAATCAAATCACAATTAAGAGAGAATCTGATATCAATAACGACCGTAAATTACACGGTACCACAAGAGCCGTTCTTGCGAACATGGTCACAGGTGTTTCAACAGGATTTACTAGATCCTTAGAAATCATCGGTGTCGGTTACAGAGCGTCTATTGAAGGTAAGACTTTGGTCATCAACGCTGGTTATTCACATTTAGTTGAATTAGCCATCCCTGAAGGTGTCACCGTCGCTTTACCTAAAAATACAGAAGTTATTTTATCAGGTGCAGACAAGCAAGTCATTGGTGAATTTGCAGCAAACATTCGCGCTATTCGTAAACCAGAACCTTACAAAGGTAAAGGTATTCGTTACAAAGGTGAAAATGTTCGTCGCAAAGAAGGCAAGACTGCTAAGAAGTAGGAGGGCATATATATGATCAGTAAACAATCAAGCAATGTAACACGCCAAAAGAGACATTTACGTATTCGTCAAACTCTTTCTGGTACCGCAGCAAGACCTCGTTTAAGTGTATATCGCTCTAATACAGCCTTCTATGCACAACTAATTGACGACGTTAACCAAACCACTTTATTCGCAGCAAGAAGCCAAGAACTAAACTTAAAAGGTTCTAGCATCGCGACTGCGTCAGCGGTTGGTAAATTGATCGCAGAACGCGCTATCGCAGGCGGCGTTACTGAGGTCGTATTCGACAGAAGTGGTTATTTATACCACGGACGTGTAAAGGCATTGGCCGAAGCAGCTAGAGCAGCTGGATTGAAATTCTAAGGAGGGTAATCATGCGTAAAGTTAGAGAAAAAGAAGTCGAATTATTCGAAGACCGCGTGGTTGCTATCAACCGCGTAACTAAAGTAGTAAAAGGTGGTAGACGTTTCAGATTCGCAGCACTAGTCGTTATTGGTGACCATAAT is from Paracholeplasma manati and encodes:
- the rplF gene encoding 50S ribosomal protein L6, giving the protein MSRIGNKVIIVPAGVTVTVGEGNLVTVKGPKGTLSFQFSDRVSIEQENNQITIKRESDINNDRKLHGTTRAVLANMVTGVSTGFTRSLEIIGVGYRASIEGKTLVINAGYSHLVELAIPEGVTVALPKNTEVILSGADKQVIGEFAANIRAIRKPEPYKGKGIRYKGENVRRKEGKTAKK
- the rplR gene encoding 50S ribosomal protein L18 encodes the protein MISKQSSNVTRQKRHLRIRQTLSGTAARPRLSVYRSNTAFYAQLIDDVNQTTLFAARSQELNLKGSSIATASAVGKLIAERAIAGGVTEVVFDRSGYLYHGRVKALAEAARAAGLKF